A segment of the Aulosira sp. FACHB-615 genome:
ATTAACCAAGAAGATAAAGCTAAAATCTATACTCAGCAAGCTTTACAAGCCACTAAACAAATTCGTTCAGCCGATGATTTAGCTTATCAATGGCAGTGGCAGTTAGGCAAGTTGCTCAGAGGAGAGGATAAAGAAGATGCGATCGCTGCTTATGCTAATGCAGTCAAATCCTTGAAAAATCTCCGAGGAGATTTAGTTAGTCTCAATTCCGATGTTCAATTTGACTTTCGAGAGCAAGTCGAACCAGTTTATCGGGAATATGTAGATTTACTTCTACAAGCCAGAGAACCCAGCCAAGAAACCTTGAAAATAGCCCGTCAGACAATTGAAGACCTACAGTTAGCCGAGCTAGATAACTTTTTCCAAGAAGCTTGTACTACGGTCAAAAACCAAGAAATAGATAAAGTAGATGTAAATACGGCTGTTATCTACTCAGTCATCTTATCAAATCGATTAGAAATTATTCTTTCCCTTCCTATAGGAACTCAAAGCAATCTACGTTACTACACAATATCAGTTTCTCAACCAGAAATAGAGGCAACTGTCAAGGAACTAAGCGAAAAGCTGAGTGTAGATCGCGGTAACAATCGTGAAAAACGCCGTTTACAAGAACTTTCTAAAAAAGTATATAGCTGGTTAATTGCCCCTCTAGAAAAAGACCTTGCTGCCCTTCCCATCAAAAACTTAACTTTTGTCCTAGATGGAGTACTACAAAATATTCCAATGGCGGCTCTTTATGACGGTAAGCAATATCTAATCGAAAAAAATTATAGTATTTCTTTAACTCCCGGTCTCCAGCTACTAGATCCTAAACCAATAAAACTGGATAACTTGAATCTCTTGGCGGCCGGTCTGAGTCAATCTGTGCAGGATTTTGATCCACTTCCTGGAGTTGAGGAAGAATTCAAGGGTATCCGTCAGCAGATTTCGGCAAAAATATTACTGAATGAGATGTTTACTAAATCGAAATTCACACAAACAATTAATTCGCTGCCTTTTTCAACTATTCATGTTGCAACTCACGGGGAATTTAGTTCCCGTTCCGAAAACACTTTCATACTTGCTTATGACGATAAAATCAAGGCCAAAGAGTTAGATGAATTTTTTCGGACGGATACAGGGCTGCGGCCAATTGAGTTATTAGTTCTGAGTGCTTGTAATACGGCTAAAGGCGATACACGCGCTGCTTTAGGACTAGCAGGAGTCGCAATCAGGGCTGGGGCGCGAAGTACTGTAGCTTCTTTATGGTTGGCTTCGGATGATTCCACTCCCTTGTTCATGATCCGATTTTATGAAGAATTACGCAACCGAGCAACGAAAGCAGAGGCTCTGCGTCAAGCACAACTGGCAATTCTGCGCGATGAACAATTCTCTCATCCCTATTACTGGGCGGCTTTTGTCTTGATTGGGAATTGGTTATAATTTAGTCCTAAAAAATCAGATAATTCCTCACTCTGCGATTGATGATGAGTTCAGCACTGACATAGATTGCTACCTGCCGCGCCAACAATTGTTTCGCCTCCGCCACCGACCCATCCCGCAGTATAACTAAGCTGGTTAGTTGATACTCGCGGTACAAAAATATCTTGCTATAACGTGATCACTTAGCAATTGGCTTCTTATCCTTAGTCACTAATACAACTCTATGACAAGGGTTACTCTTGCTAACCCTTTCAAAATCTAATAGCTTAGACATTGATTATTACTAATTAGTAAAGCGATCGCGTCGCTATGGAGGCGGGCGATCGCTTCTAGTTTACTGTAGACAATTCAGAGCATAACATTTATTATATGGTGGAGTCAAGCCACTCTTGTCAAGAGCTAATTATGTTGGAGCTAGATGTTATTGCCAGTATTAACTGGAATTCAACTTATGGAGAAAGGCTAAGGGAGATGCGCGGTAAGGTTTCTATGC
Coding sequences within it:
- a CDS encoding CHAT domain-containing protein translates to MGKFKKRHQRRWFWQSFRKTLILAVFVCVLSIAVPSIVAQIFPSRAIAQSPQNPLDLIKQANRLYQSGNFTAAVQIWQQAAIAFASQKNYLNQAMALSNLSLTYQQLGKWNEAKTAIIQSLQLLKTLETTTAQQRIYAQTLDIQGQLEQKIGQSQAALETWQESAKIYVVLSDQPSAAISEINQAQALQDLGLYPRACQTLLQALGFNVQRCELSTAQINSLKQKLLENKPDKLQEAQGRGLRSLGNVLRVVGKLEQSEEVLKASLEVAQKWKSPQDISKVWLNLGNTNRALAKREATFKDNKKANIYKQEALVAYQQVTIIEGGAQPIATSSLVKIQALLNQRDLFIEQQKWAAADELLSPIRESLANLSPSRTAIYAKINFARSLAQKPSNVSEAMTLLENAITQAKSLEDWRSLSYALGNLGKLYGKINQEDKAKIYTQQALQATKQIRSADDLAYQWQWQLGKLLRGEDKEDAIAAYANAVKSLKNLRGDLVSLNSDVQFDFREQVEPVYREYVDLLLQAREPSQETLKIARQTIEDLQLAELDNFFQEACTTVKNQEIDKVDVNTAVIYSVILSNRLEIILSLPIGTQSNLRYYTISVSQPEIEATVKELSEKLSVDRGNNREKRRLQELSKKVYSWLIAPLEKDLAALPIKNLTFVLDGVLQNIPMAALYDGKQYLIEKNYSISLTPGLQLLDPKPIKLDNLNLLAAGLSQSVQDFDPLPGVEEEFKGIRQQISAKILLNEMFTKSKFTQTINSLPFSTIHVATHGEFSSRSENTFILAYDDKIKAKELDEFFRTDTGLRPIELLVLSACNTAKGDTRAALGLAGVAIRAGARSTVASLWLASDDSTPLFMIRFYEELRNRATKAEALRQAQLAILRDEQFSHPYYWAAFVLIGNWL